A single region of the Rathayibacter rathayi genome encodes:
- a CDS encoding alpha/beta hydrolase-fold protein, with amino-acid sequence MCIDSPMGKSATYLTVDVPKWIRANLPVLGDAQHWAIGGLSQGGTCAIQLGAGFPALFGNIIDASGELAPTLGSEAATIAQGFGGDAAAYKAATPISLLAKNAPYTGTVAIFGVGANDASFLPGAKTLHAAAVAAGMDATYVEIPGSAHDVTAWSATFDKGLQVLADRWKLVPPPDPGRALRPPPDRGAARPAAGRGGAQRQLRGLLIHHRG; translated from the coding sequence ATGTGCATCGACTCGCCGATGGGAAAGTCGGCCACCTACCTCACCGTCGACGTCCCGAAGTGGATCCGCGCCAACCTCCCGGTCCTCGGCGACGCACAGCACTGGGCTATCGGCGGTCTCTCGCAGGGTGGAACCTGCGCGATCCAGCTCGGCGCAGGCTTCCCGGCACTGTTCGGCAACATCATCGACGCCTCGGGCGAGCTCGCACCGACGCTCGGCAGCGAGGCCGCCACCATCGCGCAGGGCTTCGGCGGCGACGCGGCCGCTTACAAGGCCGCGACACCCATCAGCCTCCTCGCGAAGAACGCGCCCTACACCGGCACTGTCGCGATCTTCGGGGTCGGCGCCAACGACGCCTCCTTCCTCCCCGGAGCGAAGACCCTCCACGCGGCGGCAGTCGCGGCCGGGATGGACGCCACCTACGTCGAGATACCCGGCAGCGCCCACGACGTCACGGCGTGGTCGGCCACGTTCGACAAGGGCCTCCAGGTTCTGGCCGACCGCTGGAAGCTCGTCCCGCCGCCTGACCCGGGCCGAGCGCTCAGGCCGCCGCCGGATCGAGGAGCTGCTCGACCCGCTGCAGGCCGAGGCGGCGCACAACGTCAGCTGAGAGGCCTCCTCATCCACCATCGTGGATGA
- a CDS encoding MmgE/PrpD family protein, producing MHEHHVRVHRSEEELPRSGQLAHALAEVAADPVEIDAEVAEMVVNRVIDNAAVATASLLRRPVVAARAQALAHPASIGGQGSVVLGVDPARRVSPEWAAWANGVAVRELDYHDTFLAAEYSHPGDNIPPLIAVAQHAAVGGAQLVRGIVTGYEVQVDLVRAISLHRHKIDHVAHLGPSVAAGIGTLLGLDVATTEQAIAQALHTTTATRQSRKGEISSWKAYAPAFAGKMAIEAVDRAMRGETSPSPIYEGEDGVIAWLLDGAEATYDVPLPDRGEVKRAILDTYTKEHSAEYQAQALIDLARRLHRTHPEAADPERVERIVLHTSQHTHVVIGSGANDPQKYDPSASRETLDHSVPYIFTVALQDGAWHHTHSYAPERAARADTIALWHRVSTQEDAEWTRRYHSTDPGEKAFGARVEILMTNGTTIVDEIAVADAHPLGAHPFSREQYVAKFRTLAADVLEEPEIERFLDLAQRLPELTPEEVGRLSVIAAPGVLASVEPPRGLF from the coding sequence GTGCATGAACACCACGTCCGCGTCCACCGCAGCGAAGAAGAGCTTCCCCGAAGCGGGCAGCTCGCCCACGCGCTCGCCGAGGTCGCCGCCGATCCGGTCGAGATCGACGCCGAGGTCGCGGAGATGGTGGTCAACCGCGTCATCGACAACGCCGCCGTCGCCACCGCGTCGCTCCTGCGCCGCCCCGTCGTCGCCGCCCGCGCGCAGGCGCTCGCGCACCCCGCCTCCATCGGCGGGCAGGGCTCGGTCGTCCTCGGCGTCGATCCGGCCCGCCGCGTCTCGCCGGAGTGGGCGGCCTGGGCCAACGGGGTTGCCGTGCGCGAGCTCGACTACCACGACACCTTCCTCGCGGCCGAGTACTCGCATCCGGGCGACAACATCCCTCCGCTGATCGCCGTCGCCCAGCACGCCGCCGTCGGCGGAGCACAGCTCGTGCGCGGCATCGTTACGGGCTATGAGGTCCAGGTCGACCTCGTCCGCGCGATCAGCCTGCACCGGCACAAGATTGATCACGTCGCGCACCTGGGCCCCTCGGTGGCCGCCGGGATCGGCACGCTGCTCGGCCTCGATGTCGCAACGACGGAGCAGGCGATCGCGCAGGCGCTGCACACCACGACCGCCACCCGGCAGTCGCGCAAGGGCGAGATCTCGAGCTGGAAGGCATACGCGCCGGCCTTCGCCGGGAAGATGGCGATCGAGGCGGTCGACCGGGCGATGCGCGGCGAGACCAGCCCCTCGCCGATCTACGAGGGCGAGGACGGCGTGATCGCCTGGCTGCTCGACGGCGCCGAGGCGACCTACGATGTGCCGCTGCCCGATCGCGGCGAGGTCAAGCGCGCGATCCTCGACACGTACACGAAGGAGCACTCGGCCGAGTACCAGGCGCAGGCGCTGATCGACCTCGCCCGCCGCCTGCACCGCACGCACCCCGAGGCCGCCGATCCGGAGCGCGTGGAGCGGATCGTCTTGCACACCTCGCAGCACACCCACGTCGTGATCGGCTCGGGTGCGAACGACCCGCAGAAGTATGACCCGAGCGCCTCGCGCGAGACGCTGGACCACTCCGTGCCGTACATCTTCACGGTGGCGCTGCAGGACGGCGCCTGGCACCACACGCACAGCTACGCCCCCGAGCGCGCCGCCCGCGCCGACACGATCGCGCTGTGGCACCGGGTGAGCACTCAGGAGGACGCGGAGTGGACGCGCCGCTACCACTCCACCGACCCGGGCGAGAAGGCGTTCGGCGCGCGCGTCGAGATCCTGATGACCAACGGCACGACGATCGTCGACGAGATCGCGGTGGCGGACGCGCATCCGCTCGGGGCGCATCCGTTCAGCCGTGAGCAGTACGTCGCGAAGTTCCGCACGCTCGCGGCCGATGTGCTCGAGGAGCCCGAGATCGAGCGGTTCCTCGATCTGGCTCAGCGCCTGCCCGAGCTGACCCCGGAGGAGGTTGGCCGCCTCAGCGTGATCGCGGCGCCCGGCGTCCTCGCTTCCGTCGAGCCTCCGCGCGGCCTGTTCTGA
- a CDS encoding NIPSNAP family protein: protein MSDAGETRTIQLRRYELMDGVLDDFLAWFPTRIVPAREAHGFRIEFAYADREVNEFVWAVSTAGDADAFAEVERAYLSSPERDAAFAGEPQRVAVQHVRLVERIV from the coding sequence ATGAGCGATGCAGGCGAGACCAGGACGATCCAACTCCGACGCTACGAGCTGATGGACGGGGTGCTCGACGACTTCCTCGCCTGGTTCCCCACGCGGATCGTGCCGGCGCGCGAGGCCCACGGCTTCCGGATCGAGTTCGCCTACGCCGACCGCGAGGTGAACGAGTTCGTCTGGGCCGTGAGCACGGCCGGCGACGCCGACGCGTTCGCCGAGGTCGAGCGGGCCTACCTGTCGTCCCCCGAGCGCGACGCCGCCTTCGCCGGCGAGCCCCAGCGCGTCGCGGTCCAGCACGTACGGCTAGTCGAGCGGATCGTCTGA
- a CDS encoding asparaginase domain-containing protein — protein MILTHGTDTMTATAEALGVVRDRVVVLTGAMQPARMADSDAAFNLGTAVAAVQLLPPGVYLAMSGRVLPAGSVVKDRSIGVFLPA, from the coding sequence ATCATCCTCACCCACGGCACCGACACGATGACCGCGACGGCCGAGGCGCTCGGCGTGGTCCGCGACCGCGTGGTGGTGCTCACCGGCGCGATGCAGCCCGCGCGGATGGCCGACAGCGATGCGGCGTTCAACCTCGGCACCGCGGTCGCCGCCGTGCAGCTGCTGCCGCCCGGCGTCTACCTCGCGATGAGCGGGCGGGTGCTGCCGGCCGGCTCCGTCGTGAAGGACCGGTCGATCGGCGTGTTCCTCCCCGCCTAA
- a CDS encoding sensor histidine kinase produces the protein MAPARRPRPISIRKRLTLSYVLLLGLAVTGLLGAMSIFLLRYITDDYFVSYSRSTNEQIFVPNRTELLSAFVPVAAGVIVLLLIAGTVGGSLLARRMLAPLDELTRVARLVASDGYSHRVADLRSRDEFEELAEAFNAMLEQTEAHVSEQERFAANASHELRTPLTITKTMLDVARRDGSPDVEHLLADLSAVTARSIDLVEALLQLSRADRPIPEAQTLDLSLLAEEARDSVLTLAERGSVSLQLQVEPCSAIGSASLLLQLMTNLLHNAIVHNVSAGFVVLRTQQSAEGAIVTVENSGSALDPATLPTLLEPFVRGGTRTRRTDGGHTGSGLGLAIVSRIVAAHGGHLTLTARSEGGLLVRVVLPRA, from the coding sequence GTGGCGCCGGCCCGTCGGCCTCGCCCGATCAGCATCCGCAAGCGCCTCACGCTCAGCTACGTCCTGCTGCTCGGGCTGGCGGTCACGGGGCTGCTGGGGGCAATGTCGATCTTCCTGCTGCGCTACATCACCGACGACTACTTCGTCTCGTACTCGCGGAGCACGAACGAGCAGATCTTCGTCCCCAACCGCACCGAGCTGCTCAGCGCCTTCGTCCCGGTCGCCGCCGGGGTGATCGTGCTCCTCCTGATCGCCGGAACCGTCGGCGGCTCGCTCCTGGCCAGGAGGATGCTCGCGCCGCTGGACGAGCTCACCCGGGTCGCCCGGCTGGTCGCGTCGGACGGCTACTCACACCGGGTCGCCGACCTGCGGTCGCGGGACGAGTTCGAGGAGTTAGCCGAGGCCTTCAACGCGATGCTCGAGCAGACCGAGGCGCACGTCAGCGAGCAGGAGCGGTTCGCCGCGAACGCCTCGCACGAGCTGCGGACGCCGCTCACCATCACGAAGACGATGCTCGACGTCGCCCGGCGCGACGGCTCCCCCGACGTGGAGCACCTGCTCGCTGATCTGTCCGCCGTCACTGCCCGCTCGATCGACCTGGTCGAAGCCCTCCTCCAGTTGAGCCGAGCCGACCGGCCGATACCCGAGGCGCAGACCCTCGATCTGTCGCTGCTCGCGGAGGAGGCCCGCGACAGCGTCCTCACCCTCGCCGAGCGCGGTAGCGTCTCCCTCCAGCTCCAGGTCGAGCCGTGCTCCGCGATCGGATCCGCATCGCTGCTGCTCCAACTGATGACGAACCTGCTGCACAACGCGATCGTGCACAACGTTTCGGCGGGGTTCGTCGTGCTCCGGACGCAGCAGAGCGCGGAGGGAGCGATCGTCACCGTCGAGAACAGCGGTTCCGCGCTCGACCCCGCGACGCTGCCGACCCTGCTCGAACCGTTCGTGCGGGGCGGCACGCGCACCCGCCGCACGGACGGGGGCCACACCGGCTCCGGTCTCGGACTGGCGATCGTCTCGCGGATCGTCGCGGCCCACGGGGGGCACCTGACACTCACGGCTCGCAGCGAGGGCGGGCTCCTCGTGCGGGTCGTCCTGCCGCGCGCGTGA
- a CDS encoding DoxX family protein: protein MRTFSSSLLRAGAKVLLGSILVFAGVNHLTRKRQEFQAQVPEWVPLDKDAVVLASGVVEIGLGAALVLARRRAPLVGAAAAAFFTAIFPGNISQWRTHTSAFGLDTDRKRAVRLVFQPLLVVWALWSTRRPRG from the coding sequence ATGCGAACCTTTTCTTCGTCCCTGCTCCGTGCCGGCGCCAAGGTGCTCCTGGGCTCCATCCTGGTCTTCGCGGGGGTGAACCATCTCACCCGCAAGCGGCAGGAGTTCCAGGCGCAGGTGCCGGAGTGGGTGCCGCTGGACAAGGACGCGGTCGTGCTCGCCTCGGGCGTGGTCGAGATCGGGCTGGGCGCCGCGCTGGTGCTCGCGCGCCGCCGGGCGCCGCTGGTCGGAGCCGCGGCCGCCGCCTTCTTCACCGCGATCTTCCCCGGCAACATCTCGCAGTGGCGGACCCACACGAGCGCCTTCGGCCTCGACACTGACCGCAAGCGCGCCGTTCGCCTGGTGTTCCAGCCGCTGCTGGTGGTGTGGGCGCTGTGGTCCACGCGGCGTCCGCGGGGCTGA
- a CDS encoding SDR family oxidoreductase encodes MGRATVRELASRGWDVAVLARGEDGLSATVAEIEQKGSRGLGIPTDVADREAVESAADRVEAELGPIELWVNDAMVGVFGEFLSTEPADFERAVGVNFFGFVNGTRAALSRMTPRDRGHVIQVGSALAHRGIPLQAAYCASKFGARGFTEAVTAELLHARSRVRLSEVDMPALNTIQFTWVKSQLPHHPQPVPPIYEPEVGAIAIADVADRPRRRTWVGEPTAGTILGDRFAGRFMDWYLARSAFDGQQAPDTTEPMLPNNVYEPVAGDHGARGLFSDRAHTMTPQIWMIRHRALSYAGAAAAVAAGAVGVLSTLRRR; translated from the coding sequence TTGGGGCGCGCGACGGTCCGGGAGCTGGCCTCCCGCGGCTGGGACGTGGCGGTGCTGGCGCGCGGAGAGGACGGACTTTCGGCCACGGTCGCCGAGATCGAGCAGAAGGGCTCGCGCGGGCTGGGCATCCCGACGGACGTGGCCGACCGCGAGGCCGTCGAGTCCGCTGCCGACCGGGTCGAGGCCGAACTCGGTCCCATCGAGCTGTGGGTCAACGACGCGATGGTCGGCGTGTTCGGCGAGTTCCTCTCGACCGAGCCGGCCGACTTCGAGCGCGCGGTGGGCGTGAACTTCTTCGGCTTCGTCAACGGCACGCGCGCGGCGCTCTCACGGATGACTCCGCGCGACCGCGGGCACGTCATCCAGGTGGGCTCCGCGCTCGCGCACCGGGGCATCCCGTTGCAGGCGGCGTACTGCGCCTCGAAATTTGGCGCGCGCGGCTTCACCGAGGCCGTCACCGCCGAGCTGCTGCACGCCCGGAGCCGCGTGCGGCTGTCCGAGGTCGACATGCCGGCGCTCAATACCATCCAGTTCACCTGGGTGAAGTCGCAGCTGCCGCACCACCCGCAGCCGGTGCCGCCGATCTACGAGCCGGAGGTGGGCGCGATCGCGATCGCCGACGTGGCCGATAGGCCGCGCCGCCGCACCTGGGTGGGTGAGCCGACCGCAGGGACGATCCTCGGCGACCGCTTTGCCGGCCGCTTCATGGACTGGTACCTCGCCCGCAGTGCGTTCGACGGCCAGCAGGCGCCGGACACGACCGAGCCGATGCTGCCGAACAATGTCTACGAGCCGGTCGCCGGCGATCACGGCGCGCGCGGCCTCTTCAGCGATCGCGCGCACACGATGACCCCGCAGATCTGGATGATCCGCCACCGAGCCCTCAGCTACGCAGGGGCCGCCGCGGCCGTCGCCGCCGGAGCCGTGGGTGTTCTCTCCACCCTGCGGAGGAGGTGA
- a CDS encoding SRPBCC family protein has product MSRTTRVVHCPPESVFAVLASGWLFPSWVVGASRMRKVDADFPHVGSRLHHSFGLWPLVIDDRTTVLEWDPPRRMVIQAAGWPLGEARVRIEVEPHARGAKVRMHEAPVKGPGTLLPKPLMHAGLWLRNREAVRRLAHMAEAGAAGRTLAPRRSPRRQTAKGSTATSTSGRGSPGRSG; this is encoded by the coding sequence ATGTCCCGCACTACCCGCGTCGTCCACTGCCCGCCCGAGTCCGTGTTCGCGGTGCTCGCCTCCGGCTGGCTGTTCCCGAGCTGGGTCGTCGGCGCCTCCCGGATGCGGAAGGTCGACGCCGACTTCCCGCACGTCGGCTCGCGCCTGCACCACTCCTTCGGTCTGTGGCCGCTCGTGATCGACGACCGCACGACGGTGCTCGAGTGGGACCCGCCGCGACGGATGGTCATCCAGGCCGCCGGCTGGCCGCTCGGCGAGGCCCGCGTTCGCATCGAGGTCGAGCCGCACGCGCGCGGCGCGAAGGTGCGGATGCACGAGGCGCCCGTGAAGGGGCCGGGCACGCTCCTCCCGAAGCCGCTGATGCATGCGGGCCTGTGGCTCCGCAACCGCGAGGCGGTGCGCCGGCTCGCGCACATGGCCGAGGCGGGAGCCGCCGGGCGCACGCTGGCCCCGCGTCGCTCCCCTCGCCGGCAGACCGCGAAGGGATCGACCGCCACCAGCACGTCTGGGCGCGGCTCACCGGGGCGATCGGGTTGA
- a CDS encoding M15 family metallopeptidase: MSPGFVYLDEAVDSVLWDAKYAGSDNFTGGPVDGYATDRVVTTAAVAAALQDAQGRAAESGLALLVWDAYRPQRAVDHFVRWAQEPECPRVKSIFHPRISRAAMFEQGYIACSSGHTRGGSLDLTLVDSASGLLLDMGGRHDLMDESSHHASTEVGPVAAENRRILCGIMLDSGFQPYPQEWWHYTLADEPFPDHYFDFPLN, from the coding sequence ATGAGCCCGGGGTTCGTCTACCTCGACGAGGCCGTCGACTCCGTCCTCTGGGACGCGAAGTACGCCGGCTCCGACAACTTCACCGGCGGCCCCGTCGATGGCTACGCGACCGATCGAGTCGTGACGACCGCGGCGGTGGCGGCGGCGCTGCAGGACGCTCAGGGCCGGGCCGCCGAGAGCGGACTGGCCCTGCTCGTCTGGGACGCCTACCGCCCTCAGCGCGCCGTCGACCACTTCGTCCGCTGGGCGCAGGAGCCGGAGTGCCCGCGCGTGAAGAGCATCTTCCACCCCCGCATCAGCCGCGCCGCAATGTTCGAGCAGGGCTACATCGCCTGCTCCTCGGGGCACACCCGCGGCGGCTCCCTCGATCTCACCCTCGTCGACTCCGCGAGCGGGCTGCTGCTGGACATGGGCGGTCGGCACGATCTGATGGACGAGAGTTCGCATCACGCGAGCACGGAGGTGGGCCCCGTCGCCGCGGAGAACAGGCGGATCCTCTGCGGGATCATGCTCGACAGCGGCTTCCAGCCGTATCCCCAGGAGTGGTGGCACTACACCCTTGCCGACGAGCCGTTTCCCGACCACTACTTCGACTTCCCCCTCAACTGA
- a CDS encoding phytoene desaturase family protein, whose translation MVDAVVVGAGPNGLAAAVTLARAGFSVTVLERNETIGGGARTAELTLPGFHHDVCSAVHPMALASGFFRAFGLDRRIELVVPEISYAHPLDAGRAGIAYRDLDRTAEALGRDGAAWRGLMGPLAERADRVAGFTNDTLLRIPTDPSVLIRFGLRVLEQGTPGWNLRFREDVAPAMFSGVAAHSIRPMPSPSTAAAALALGAYAHARGWPVPIGGSQSIVDALADDLRAHGGTIETGVEVTSLAQLPRARAVLVDGTPTALLAMAGERLPAAYAAALQRFRYGNGVAKVDFALDGPVPWTNPELAHAGTLHVGGSRAEIAAAERDVKRGRHSRSPYVLVAQPSIADPTRAPEGRHVLWTYTHVPRYSPADQQEAITAQIERFAPGFRDRVLAASSMTARDMQAYNPNYLGGDIAAGAASVAQLLSRPVPTTDPWRTPAKGLYLCSSSTPPGPGVHGMAGWHAARSALRHEFGVRESPDLSPEARPV comes from the coding sequence GTGGTCGACGCCGTCGTCGTCGGAGCGGGACCGAATGGCCTCGCCGCCGCGGTCACGCTCGCGCGGGCTGGGTTCTCCGTTACGGTCCTCGAGCGCAACGAGACGATCGGCGGGGGCGCGCGCACGGCCGAGCTGACGCTGCCCGGATTCCACCACGACGTCTGCTCGGCGGTGCACCCGATGGCGCTCGCGTCCGGATTCTTCCGCGCCTTCGGGCTCGACCGGCGCATCGAGCTGGTCGTCCCCGAGATCTCTTACGCACATCCGCTCGACGCGGGTCGCGCGGGCATCGCCTACCGCGACCTCGACCGCACGGCCGAGGCGCTGGGCCGCGACGGAGCAGCGTGGCGGGGGCTGATGGGTCCGCTCGCGGAGCGGGCCGACCGCGTGGCGGGCTTCACGAACGACACGCTGCTGCGGATCCCGACCGACCCGAGCGTGCTGATCCGTTTCGGACTGCGGGTGCTCGAGCAGGGCACCCCCGGGTGGAACCTGCGTTTTCGGGAGGACGTCGCCCCGGCGATGTTCTCCGGGGTCGCGGCGCACTCGATCCGCCCGATGCCCAGCCCATCGACCGCCGCCGCGGCCCTGGCGCTCGGCGCCTACGCGCACGCGCGCGGCTGGCCTGTTCCGATCGGCGGGAGCCAGTCGATCGTCGACGCGCTCGCCGACGACCTGCGAGCGCACGGGGGCACCATCGAGACCGGCGTCGAGGTGACCTCGCTCGCGCAGCTGCCCCGGGCCCGCGCCGTGCTCGTCGACGGCACGCCGACGGCGCTGCTCGCGATGGCGGGAGAGCGGCTGCCCGCCGCCTACGCCGCCGCCCTGCAGCGCTTCCGCTACGGCAACGGCGTGGCCAAGGTCGACTTTGCCCTCGATGGCCCCGTGCCGTGGACGAACCCCGAGCTCGCCCACGCGGGCACGCTGCACGTCGGCGGGAGCCGCGCCGAGATCGCGGCCGCCGAACGTGACGTGAAGCGTGGTCGGCACAGCCGGAGCCCCTACGTTCTGGTCGCCCAACCCTCGATCGCCGACCCGACCCGAGCGCCCGAGGGCCGGCACGTCCTGTGGACGTACACGCACGTCCCGCGGTACTCGCCGGCCGATCAGCAGGAGGCGATCACCGCCCAGATCGAGCGCTTCGCCCCCGGGTTCCGCGATCGGGTGCTCGCCGCCTCCTCGATGACCGCCCGTGACATGCAGGCCTACAACCCCAACTACCTGGGCGGAGACATCGCCGCCGGAGCCGCGAGCGTGGCGCAGCTGCTCTCCCGGCCGGTCCCCACGACCGACCCGTGGCGGACGCCGGCGAAGGGGCTGTACCTCTGCTCGTCGTCCACCCCGCCCGGACCGGGCGTGCACGGCATGGCCGGTTGGCATGCTGCGCGCAGTGCGCTGCGGCACGAGTTCGGGGTGCGCGAGTCGCCCGATCTCTCACCCGAGGCGCGCCCGGTCTGA
- a CDS encoding response regulator transcription factor has translation MRVLIVEDEPFLSRSIRDGLRLEAIASDIAADGHQALTLLETTVYDVAILDRDIPGPSGDDVARAVVASGSGTPIIMLTAADRLLDKESGFEIGADDYLTKPFDLRELVLRVRALARRRSQARPPVYERDGLRIDPFRREVFLDGRFVALTRKQFAVLHVLAEADGGVVSAEELLERAWDENADPFTNAIRITISGLRKRLPDPSLIGTVPGSGYRIAPRAPETGPS, from the coding sequence ATGCGTGTCCTGATTGTCGAAGACGAACCTTTCCTCTCTCGATCCATCAGGGATGGCCTCCGGCTCGAGGCGATCGCCTCGGATATCGCCGCCGACGGGCACCAGGCGCTCACGCTGCTGGAGACCACGGTGTACGACGTCGCCATCCTCGACCGCGACATCCCTGGCCCGTCCGGCGACGATGTCGCCCGCGCGGTGGTCGCCTCCGGTTCGGGGACGCCGATCATCATGCTCACCGCTGCCGACCGCCTCCTCGACAAGGAGAGCGGCTTCGAGATAGGGGCCGACGACTACCTCACGAAGCCCTTTGACCTCCGCGAGCTCGTCCTGCGCGTCCGCGCTCTCGCCCGCCGCCGCAGCCAGGCCCGCCCTCCGGTCTACGAGCGGGACGGACTGCGGATTGATCCGTTCCGCAGGGAGGTCTTCCTCGACGGCCGCTTCGTCGCCCTCACTCGCAAGCAGTTCGCCGTGCTCCACGTCCTCGCGGAGGCCGATGGCGGGGTCGTCAGCGCCGAGGAGCTGCTGGAGCGCGCCTGGGACGAGAACGCCGATCCGTTCACCAATGCGATCAGGATCACGATCTCGGGCCTGCGCAAGCGACTCCCCGACCCGTCGCTGATCGGCACAGTGCCCGGCTCGGGCTACCGGATCGCGCCGCGCGCCCCCGAGACCGGGCCGAGCTGA